In Ignavibacteriales bacterium, a single genomic region encodes these proteins:
- a CDS encoding cohesin domain-containing protein: protein MKKASHITRTAVLLLLAGISVSNAQVSLSLPATGGQSGASMNIPLTVGSVTGLGVTAFQFVLTYDTAIVNVTGVDGSGTLSTNFTTVTNTTFPGQLRVASAGITPIVGSGTLLVLKAQLKNAGTSALNFTDFRFNEGSPLAATVNGKVVVQKLNRAPVIISGTPVVSVVALNLPITFKVRASDPDGDTLTFAWKRDGNIVQSGKDSLYTTTFGGKYGDPHTVVCVVSDPGGLQTTTSWAFTVTAVEREDGATPNQYVLSQNYPNPFNPRTTIQFDVPATSSVTLEIYDLMGIRVRTLLGDRRMNPGRHSEVWNGLDDNGSPVPSGTYMYRLRTADRSFSRKMTLLK, encoded by the coding sequence GTTTCCAACGCTCAGGTATCGTTGAGTCTGCCTGCGACCGGGGGGCAATCGGGTGCTTCCATGAACATCCCGCTCACGGTGGGATCGGTCACCGGCCTGGGTGTCACGGCATTTCAGTTTGTGCTTACCTACGATACGGCGATCGTCAATGTGACCGGCGTCGACGGATCCGGAACGCTGTCGACGAACTTCACAACTGTCACGAATACCACGTTTCCGGGTCAGTTGCGTGTTGCTTCCGCGGGCATCACTCCGATCGTTGGATCGGGGACACTTCTCGTGCTGAAGGCGCAGTTGAAGAATGCCGGGACGAGCGCACTGAATTTCACCGACTTCAGATTCAACGAAGGCTCACCGCTCGCGGCGACGGTGAACGGAAAGGTCGTCGTGCAGAAGTTGAATCGCGCCCCGGTTATTATCTCCGGAACTCCCGTGGTGAGTGTCGTTGCGCTTAATCTGCCCATCACATTCAAGGTGCGTGCCTCCGACCCGGATGGCGACACGTTGACATTTGCATGGAAGCGGGATGGGAACATCGTTCAGTCGGGGAAAGACAGTCTGTACACAACGACCTTTGGCGGCAAGTACGGCGATCCCCATACGGTTGTATGCGTTGTGTCGGATCCGGGCGGTTTGCAGACCACGACGAGCTGGGCGTTCACAGTCACGGCAGTTGAGAGGGAGGACGGAGCCACGCCGAATCAGTACGTTCTCAGCCAGAATTATCCCAATCCCTTCAACCCCAGGACGACGATTCAGTTTGATGTGCCAGCGACCTCATCGGTAACTCTCGAGATCTATGATCTCATGGGAATTCGCGTGCGCACGCTCCTTGGCGATCGGCGCATGAACCCCGGCCGGCACTCCGAAGTCTGGAACGGCCTCGACGACAACGGCTCGCCGGTCCCCTCGGGAACCTACATGTACCGATTGCGGACCGCGGATCGCTCCTTCTCTCGAAAAATGACCCTCTTGAAGTAA